A single window of Ovis canadensis isolate MfBH-ARS-UI-01 breed Bighorn chromosome 17, ARS-UI_OviCan_v2, whole genome shotgun sequence DNA harbors:
- the FICD gene encoding protein adenylyltransferase FICD isoform X1, which translates to MTLMSMASVMAVTEPKWVSVWGRFLWAMLLSMVLGSLLALLLPLGTVEEHCLTVLKGFYLLRSKLERAQPAVTRCTRPSTELSLTSRGAALLAVKTKASPAGKLEAKAALNQALEMKRQGKRQKAHKLFLHALKMDPGFVDALNEFGIFSEEDKDIIQADYLYTRALAIAPHHEKALVNRDRTLPLVEEIDQRFFSIIDSKVKKVMSIPKGNSALRRVMEETYYHHIYHTVAIEGNTLTLSEIRHILETRYAVPGKSLEEQNEVIGMHAAMTYVNTTLLSRVGSVSIGDVLEIHRRVLGYVDPVEAGRFRATQVLVGHHIPPHPQEVEKQMQEFVQWLNSEDAMNLHPVEFAALAHYKLVYIHPFIDGNGRTSRLLMNLILMQAGYPPITIRKEQRSEYYHVLEVANEGDVRPFIRFIAKCTETTLDTLLFATTEYPVALPEARPNHSGFKETLPVKP; encoded by the exons ATGACACTCATGTCGATGGCTTCGGTGATGGCAGTGACTGAACCAAAGTGGGTCTCGGTCTGGGGCCGCTTCCTGTGGGCGATGCTGCTGAGCATGGTGCTGGGCTCCCTGCTggccctgctgctgccgctgGGGACAGTGGAAGAACACTGTCTGACTGTGCTCAAGGGCTTCTACCTGCTCAGGAGCAAGCTGGAGCGGGCACAGCCCGCGGTCACCAGGTGCACCAGGCCGTCCACGGAGCTCAGTCTCACCTCCAGGGGTGCGGCGCTGCTGGCGGTCAAGACCAAGGCCTCCCCAG CAGGCAAGTTGGAGGCCAAAGCAGCTCTGAACCAGGCCCTGGAGATGAAACGGCAGGGCAAGCGGCAGAAGGCCCACAAGCTCTTCCTGCACGCCCTCAAGATGGACCCGGGCTTTGTGGACGCGCTCAACGAGTTCGGCATCTTCTCGGAGGAGGACAAGGACATCATCCAGGCGGACTACCTGTACACCCGCGCGCTGGCCATCGCACCCCACCACGAGAAGGCGCTGGTCAACCGCGACCGCACGCTGCCGCTGGTGGAGGAGATCGACCAGCGCTTCTTCAGCATCATCGACAGCAAAGTGAAGAAGGTCATGTCCATCCCCAAGGGCAACTCCGCGCTGCGCCGGGTGATGGAGGAGACCTACTACCACCACATCTACCACACAGTGGCCATCGAGGGCAACACCCTCACGCTCTCGGAGATCAGGCACATCCTGGAGACGCGCTACGCGGTGCCGGGGAAGAGCCTGGAGGAGCAGAACGAGGTCATCGGCATGCACGCGGCCATGACGTACGTGAACACGACGCTGCTGTCCCGCGTGGGCTCCGTCAGCATCGGCGACGTGCTGGAGATCCACCGGCGGGTGCTGGGCTACGTGGACCCCGTGGAGGCCGGCCGCTTCCGCGCCACGCAGGTCCTGGTGGGCCACCACATCCCGCCCCACCCACAGGAGGTGGAGAAGCAGATGCAGGAGTTCGTGCAGTGGCTCAACTCGGAGGACGCCATGAACCTGCACCCTGTGGAGTTTGCGGCCCTGGCCCACTACAAGCTCGTCTACATCCACCCCTTCATCGACGGCAACGGCAGGACCTCGCGCCTGCTCATGAACCTCATCCTCATGCAGGCGGGCTACCCGCCCATCACCATCCGCAAGGAGCAGCGGTCCGAGTACTACCATGTGCTGGAGGTCGCCAACGAGGGCGACGTGAGGCCCTTCATCCGCTTCATCGCCAAGTGCACGGAGACCACCCTGGACACCCTGCTCTTCGCCACCACGGAGTACCCGGTGGCACTGCCAGAGGCCAGACCCAACCACTCTGGGTTCAAGGAGACACTGCCGGTGAAGCCCTAA
- the FICD gene encoding protein adenylyltransferase FICD isoform X2 — protein sequence MTLMSMASVMAVTEPKWVSVWGRFLWAMLLSMVLGSLLALLLPLGTVEEHCLTVLKGFYLLRSKLERAQPAVTRCTRPSTELSLTSRGAALLAVKTKASPGKLEAKAALNQALEMKRQGKRQKAHKLFLHALKMDPGFVDALNEFGIFSEEDKDIIQADYLYTRALAIAPHHEKALVNRDRTLPLVEEIDQRFFSIIDSKVKKVMSIPKGNSALRRVMEETYYHHIYHTVAIEGNTLTLSEIRHILETRYAVPGKSLEEQNEVIGMHAAMTYVNTTLLSRVGSVSIGDVLEIHRRVLGYVDPVEAGRFRATQVLVGHHIPPHPQEVEKQMQEFVQWLNSEDAMNLHPVEFAALAHYKLVYIHPFIDGNGRTSRLLMNLILMQAGYPPITIRKEQRSEYYHVLEVANEGDVRPFIRFIAKCTETTLDTLLFATTEYPVALPEARPNHSGFKETLPVKP from the exons ATGACACTCATGTCGATGGCTTCGGTGATGGCAGTGACTGAACCAAAGTGGGTCTCGGTCTGGGGCCGCTTCCTGTGGGCGATGCTGCTGAGCATGGTGCTGGGCTCCCTGCTggccctgctgctgccgctgGGGACAGTGGAAGAACACTGTCTGACTGTGCTCAAGGGCTTCTACCTGCTCAGGAGCAAGCTGGAGCGGGCACAGCCCGCGGTCACCAGGTGCACCAGGCCGTCCACGGAGCTCAGTCTCACCTCCAGGGGTGCGGCGCTGCTGGCGGTCAAGACCAAGGCCTCCCCAG GCAAGTTGGAGGCCAAAGCAGCTCTGAACCAGGCCCTGGAGATGAAACGGCAGGGCAAGCGGCAGAAGGCCCACAAGCTCTTCCTGCACGCCCTCAAGATGGACCCGGGCTTTGTGGACGCGCTCAACGAGTTCGGCATCTTCTCGGAGGAGGACAAGGACATCATCCAGGCGGACTACCTGTACACCCGCGCGCTGGCCATCGCACCCCACCACGAGAAGGCGCTGGTCAACCGCGACCGCACGCTGCCGCTGGTGGAGGAGATCGACCAGCGCTTCTTCAGCATCATCGACAGCAAAGTGAAGAAGGTCATGTCCATCCCCAAGGGCAACTCCGCGCTGCGCCGGGTGATGGAGGAGACCTACTACCACCACATCTACCACACAGTGGCCATCGAGGGCAACACCCTCACGCTCTCGGAGATCAGGCACATCCTGGAGACGCGCTACGCGGTGCCGGGGAAGAGCCTGGAGGAGCAGAACGAGGTCATCGGCATGCACGCGGCCATGACGTACGTGAACACGACGCTGCTGTCCCGCGTGGGCTCCGTCAGCATCGGCGACGTGCTGGAGATCCACCGGCGGGTGCTGGGCTACGTGGACCCCGTGGAGGCCGGCCGCTTCCGCGCCACGCAGGTCCTGGTGGGCCACCACATCCCGCCCCACCCACAGGAGGTGGAGAAGCAGATGCAGGAGTTCGTGCAGTGGCTCAACTCGGAGGACGCCATGAACCTGCACCCTGTGGAGTTTGCGGCCCTGGCCCACTACAAGCTCGTCTACATCCACCCCTTCATCGACGGCAACGGCAGGACCTCGCGCCTGCTCATGAACCTCATCCTCATGCAGGCGGGCTACCCGCCCATCACCATCCGCAAGGAGCAGCGGTCCGAGTACTACCATGTGCTGGAGGTCGCCAACGAGGGCGACGTGAGGCCCTTCATCCGCTTCATCGCCAAGTGCACGGAGACCACCCTGGACACCCTGCTCTTCGCCACCACGGAGTACCCGGTGGCACTGCCAGAGGCCAGACCCAACCACTCTGGGTTCAAGGAGACACTGCCGGTGAAGCCCTAA